Sequence from the Cryptococcus neoformans var. grubii H99 chromosome 3, complete sequence genome:
ctcctgctcctgctccagCGGCGGAAGTGCAAGAAAATGGTGGTGAGAGTGCAGATGCAGGTGCAGGTGCAGGTGCTGATGCGAATACGAACGCTGATGCGGGTGTCGAGTCAAGCACAGTCGTACCAGAACCACCTGTAGCCACTACAGCCGAGTAGTAGACGCGAGTGGGGAAGGGGGGAGGGGGTGTAAGCAaacaaaggaggaagaaggggaaaaaaCGGTTTTGATGCTTTCTCTCTGTGTTGTGTTTTGGCTAGCGTCTGAtgtggatggatggatggatgggatgAGTGGATGcgggttttttttttagaTGGTAATGGGAAtctgaaaaaaaaaaaaagtatTCTATACCCCCCCTGGATGTGTTGTAGTTTCTCTTTTATGAAAATGTGTGCATATCGTTTTCTGTTTGCTCTTCCCGCCTTTGATCGTATTTTCCAGCGCCCCCCCCCCCTAGAAATCCCAATGCCCACCATCCAAATCCCTTCGTTTATCATATTTCGCCATACTAGGCTGTTTACCTTGTTCATCCCTCAACCGACGGCTTACGTCTTCCATCCCCCGCATGGCGCGGAGGAGGTTCCCGCCGGCGAGGTTGGAGAGATCGTCTTTCGACCAACCGCGTTTGATTAGTTCCGCAAACTAGAAAGTATTAGCAAGGGCACGaaggggggagggggggaggggaaaACGCACGAGGTAAGGATACTTGGAGACATCTTCAAGACCCTTGGGCACTGACTCGATCCCATCGTAATCTGATCCGATCCCCACACTGCCTTGAGAGTTAGCCCCTCGTTAAGATTGTAAGCGTTTTTGACGGTGTAGACTCACTGATTCTTGCTGGTTTTATTGGCAATGTACTCGATTTCATCGGCAATGTATGCGACGTCGACTAGGTCCGGGTTGGGAGAGGCGAATACGGGGAAGAAGCTACGGCGTTCAACGTCAGTTCCAGCTGTGCGGGGACTCGAAAAAGCTGCAGGACATACTTGACCATCACCACGCCATCaacttttcccttttccctgcCCAACCTATCCAGCACATTATCCGGTACATTCCTGTTCATCTTATTGAAATGCCTGGCACAGGAATGTGAGAGTATGACGGGCGCTTCTGTCAGGTTCAATGCCTGGAGTGCGGTTTGGTCGGATACGTGGGAGAGGTCGATAAAGATGCCGAGTCGGTTCATCTCGGGAATGAGTTCTCTGCCCAGGGGGCTCAGTCCGCCCCAACGTTCTTTGACGTCGCCAAAGATACCGGCCGAATCGGCAAACGCATTGTTACAGCTATGCGTCAGGGTCATGTACCTCACCCCGAGCTGGTGGTACATTCTCAACACTGCGAGTTGTATTGATGATTATTATCAAataaaaggaaaagacgTAGACCTACCGCCAAGAGAATTCCCAAGCATGTGCGCACCCTCCAGCCCAAAAAGACTGGCAATTTTACCGTGCTTTATAGCCCATTCGACTTGGTCGGCGGTACGGGCTAGAGCGAATGTATCGCTGTatttggagatgaggttGTTTGACACGTCGAGTTGCTCGAGGGCGTCTGGCGGGAAGGGGGTTTTAGCAATTGGGGGGGGGTTGAGATGTGGACTTGCCTCGGACTTCAAAAGTAGGGTTCAAAAAGTCGTCGCCATTCGTATCGCGGCATTCCGTAAATCTACAACAAATGTCGCAAGAGTTAAAGCTCATTATTCTGAATGAGAATGGCGTTTCAAAAGAGGGACTGACATGGACCAGAAGAATGCTCCTAAATGACCCTCTTTGGCTCGAGGGATATCAAAATGTCCCGGCTAGGATAAGTCGTCAGTTGTATcatgaaaagaaaaaaagagagacaCCGAGTCGACTTACAAGGGTACGGCGTAAATCAAACTTTTCGATATTGTTGCCATAGACCGCACGGGCGAATTCGGGGAGGTCGATATGCCCATCGATCACGGGCG
This genomic interval carries:
- a CDS encoding membrane dipeptidase → MAEQTPLLSPSPSPSRRPEHLPSNRRRTSILLSLLALLLLLAAGLSLALVVKHRHNEPTDFLERAHFYLARSPVIDGHIDLPEFARAVYGNNIEKFDLRRTLPGHFDIPRAKEGHLGAFFWSIFTECRDTNGDDFLNPTFEVRDALEQLDVSNNLISKYSDTFALARTADQVEWAIKHGKIASLFGLEGAHMLGNSLGVLRMYHQLGVRYMTLTHSCNNAFADSAGIFGDVKERWGGLSPLGRELIPEMNRLGIFIDLSHVSDQTALQALNLTEAPVILSHSCARHFNKMNRNVPDNVLDRLGREKGKVDGVVMVNFFPVFASPNPDLVDVAYIADEIEYIANKTSKNHVGIGSDYDGIESVPKGLEDVSKYPYLFAELIKRGWSKDDLSNLAGGNLLRAMRGMEDVSRRLRDEQGKQPSMAKYDKRRDLDGGHWDF